One part of the Bacteroidota bacterium genome encodes these proteins:
- a CDS encoding 7-carboxy-7-deazaguanine synthase QueE: MEHFYTLQGEGFHTGKPAYFVRLAGCDVGCVWCDVKESWHTENHPILSVQDILTAIQNTPAKIVVITGGEPLMHDLNPLTSVLKQAGLKLHIETSGSSPMSGDWDWICLSPKKFKEPLQESIAVSHELKTIIYNKHDFEWATKFGNLVNEKCILYLQPEWSKRKEVEPLIIDYIKENPQWQLSLQTHKYLEIP, from the coding sequence ATGGAGCACTTCTACACCCTACAGGGTGAAGGTTTTCACACAGGTAAACCAGCCTATTTTGTGAGGCTTGCAGGTTGCGATGTGGGTTGTGTGTGGTGCGATGTGAAAGAGAGTTGGCATACGGAGAACCATCCTATTTTATCTGTACAAGATATATTAACTGCTATACAAAATACGCCCGCCAAAATTGTCGTGATAACGGGTGGTGAACCATTAATGCACGATTTAAATCCTTTAACTAGCGTATTAAAACAAGCAGGTTTGAAATTGCATATTGAAACTTCCGGCTCAAGCCCTATGAGTGGAGATTGGGACTGGATATGCCTTTCGCCCAAGAAGTTTAAAGAACCATTGCAAGAATCTATTGCTGTTTCTCACGAGTTAAAAACAATTATATATAATAAACACGATTTTGAATGGGCCACAAAATTTGGGAATTTGGTAAACGAAAAATGTATATTATACTTGCAGCCCGAATGGAGCAAACGAAAAGAAGTGGAACCACTTATTATAGATTATATAAAAGAAAATCCACAGTGGCAGCTAAGTTTGCAAACGCATAAATATTTAGAAATACCTTAA